One window from the genome of Halostella litorea encodes:
- a CDS encoding molecular chaperone TorD family protein — MDIDTNDGTTDGPETNAPDEGAKRIDAADVDPAAAARGGVYALAATLFDEPSKSLHRRLRAGEVDAACRELVEASGLDVEPPDLTVADDHETLCARFNDLFTVGYAEYEDRSDGSLDSSGPPVSLYETSYRPEASWNDVNLDLARAYDHFGLEVDRSVRDNHDYLPYQLEFAGYLARREAESSTDAARARLDFHDRHLHVVAGGVAERIAEEPGTALYGDLAAFLDRFVAADQTDLAGRFEGGDG, encoded by the coding sequence ATGGACATCGACACGAACGACGGCACGACGGACGGACCCGAGACGAACGCGCCCGACGAGGGGGCAAAGCGCATCGACGCGGCGGACGTCGACCCGGCGGCGGCCGCGCGGGGCGGCGTGTACGCCCTCGCGGCGACGCTGTTCGACGAGCCGAGCAAGTCGCTCCACCGGCGACTCCGCGCGGGCGAGGTCGACGCCGCCTGCCGGGAGCTTGTCGAAGCGAGCGGCCTCGACGTCGAGCCGCCGGACCTGACCGTCGCGGACGACCACGAGACGCTGTGCGCGCGGTTCAACGACCTGTTCACGGTCGGCTATGCCGAGTACGAGGACCGGAGCGACGGGTCGCTCGACAGCAGCGGGCCGCCGGTGTCGCTGTACGAGACGTCGTACCGGCCGGAGGCGTCGTGGAACGACGTGAACCTCGACCTCGCGCGGGCGTACGACCACTTCGGGCTGGAGGTCGACCGGTCGGTCCGGGACAACCACGACTACCTGCCCTATCAGCTGGAGTTCGCGGGCTACCTCGCGCGCCGGGAGGCCGAGTCGTCGACGGACGCCGCGCGGGCCAGGCTGGACTTCCACGACCGACACCTCCACGTCGTCGCCGGCGGGGTCGCCGAGCGGATAGCCGAGGAGCCCGGCACCGCCCTGTACGGCGACCTGGCCGCGTTCCTCGACCGGTTCGTGGCCGCCGACCAGACCGACCTCGCCGGGCGGTTCGAAGGGGGTGACGGCTGA